A stretch of the Xiphias gladius isolate SHS-SW01 ecotype Sanya breed wild chromosome 21, ASM1685928v1, whole genome shotgun sequence genome encodes the following:
- the LOC120783340 gene encoding monoacylglycerol lipase abhd6-A-like translates to MELGVTKTIILAGGILVLPVLAFVTSLLFWPGTLLKAYNWYWRRRLGLAVRYSHSGSYRFCYSSRGTPGSATPSLLMLHGFSATKDMWLPVVKYLPRNQHVLCVDMPGHEGTSRTGAEDYSIHGQVGRIHQFVQSVGLDKRPFHLIGTSMGGNVAGVYAARHPAHLASVTLICPAGLVYPTDSQFISHLRELEKSQEQESIPLIPSTPQELENMLRLCCHTPLNLPQQVMRGLLDNRIPNNGFYKEVFMEIVGEKSRHSLQENLHLITVPMQVIWGKEDQVLDVSGAAVLQAALPSCQVDLLDDCGHSVALERPRKAAKLITDFLSAQELSGKDDKKYS, encoded by the exons ATGGAGCTGGGTGTTACTAAAACGATAATCCTAGCAGGAGGCATTCTGGTTCTCCCAGTCCTCGCCTTCGtcacctccctcctcttctgGCCCGGAACGCTCCTGAAGGCCTACAACTG GTACTGGCGTCGCAGGCTGGGGCTGGCGGTCCGCTACTCCCACAGTGGAAGTTACCGCTTCTGTTATTCCAGCCGTGGGACGCCAGGGAGCGCCACGCCATCACTGCTGATGCTGCACGGCTTCTCCGCCACCAAGGACATGTGGCTGCCGGTCGTCAAG tACCTCCCCAGAAACCAGCACGTGTTGTGTGTGGACATGCCGGGACACGAGGGGACAAGCCGCACCGGCGCCGAGGACTACAGCATCCATGGCCAGGTCGGACGAATCCACCAG TTTGTGCAGAGTGTCGGTCTGGATAAAAGACCCTTCCACCTGATCGGGACATCGATGGGTGGGAACGTCGCTGGGGTGTACGCTGCCCGCCACCCTGCTCACCTGGCCAGCGTCACCTTGATATGCCCGGCAG gtCTGGTTTATCCCACAGACTCACAGTTCATCAGCCATCTGAGGGAGCTGGAGAAGAGTCAGGAGCAGGAGTCCATCCCTCTGATCCCCAGCACCCCTCAGGAGCTGGAGAACATGCTGAGACTCTGCTGTCATACCCCACTCAACCTCCCCCAACAG GTCATGCGAGGTCTCCTTGACAACAGGATCCCCAACAATGGTTTCTACAAAGAAG TGTTCATGGAGATCGTCGGGGAGAAGTCTCGTCACTCGCTGCAGGAGAACCTGCATCTGATCACAGTGCCCATGCAGGTCATCTGGGGGAAGGAAGACCAG GTGCTGGACGTTTCGGGGGCAGCGGTGCTGCAGGCGGCGCTGCCGAGCTGCCAGGTGGACCTGCTGGACGACTGCGGTCACTCCGTGGCGTTGGAGCGGCCCAGGAAAGCTGCCAAGCTCATCACGGACTTCCTGTCTGCGCAGGAACTCAGCGGAAAAGACGATAAGAAATATTCCTGA
- the LOC120783488 gene encoding hydroxyacyl-thioester dehydratase type 2, mitochondrial-like translates to MSFIWRSVFNKPRLCLAPPPRRLLHVGQRASLTKAFSSRDVELFAELTGDTNPLHLDPAYASTTSFEAPIVHGVLINGLISAVLGTRMPGHGCVFLHQEVRFPAPLYVGEEVLAEAEVLKIKMSFALITVTCSVKDKVVMEGEVMVMMPEDQQKKR, encoded by the coding sequence ATGAGTTTCATATGGAGGAGTGTCTTTAACAAACCGCGGCTCTGCCTCGCTCCTCCCCCCCGCCGGCTGCTCCACGTCGGCCAGCGAGCCTCCCTCACCAAAGCCTTCTCCTCCCGCGATGTGGAGCTGTTCGCCGAGCTGACCGGCGACACCAACCCCCTCCACCTAGACCCAGCCTACGCCAGCACCACCTCTTTCGAGGCGCCCATCGTCCACGGCGTCCTCATCAACGGCCTGATCTCTGCTGTGCTCGGCACCAGGATGCCCGGCCACGGCTGCGTCTTCCTGCACCAGGAGGTCCGCTTCCCAGCGCCGCTGTATGTCGGCGAGGAGGTGCTGGCTGAAGCCGAGGTCCTCAAGATCAAGATGTCGTTCGCCTTGATCACCGTGACGTGCTCGGTCAAGGACAAGGTGGTGATGGAGGGggaggtgatggtgatgatgccCGAGGATCAGCAGAAGAAGCGTTGA
- the lmcd1 gene encoding LIM and cysteine-rich domains protein 1: MSIKQSAGGAGGGGGGGGGVAAVCLICKENCSGLQPHSWRKACVACGCSAVDHAPGGDLEDDQQMGRLLADSPCSHLTAKVKGGGGLRMYKRNRMIVTNPVVSRKDPTFNTTTYDWAPAGLNQKLAMQYMELIPESQRPVLGTDGALERRRQLLSQIPAYDQDPMKCQSLASEEEISSMLLFVKHYKQEVLGVGEVALPGEGGALREAAIQRTAKEAKDRSNSDKKDVLEHQDHGSDPGSASSATGSTNGTDDSIRPEFRCTGCHGQVATESPAVYAERAGYHSALWHPTCFVCSECGQGLVDLVYFWSKQKLFCGRHYCQTVWPRCSGCDELIFCQSFHTAKDGRTWHHHHHCCWKCGQNLETPCQH; encoded by the exons ATGTCTATAAAGCAGAGTGCAGGCGGtgcaggtggtggaggaggaggaggaggaggtgtagCAGCGGTGTGTCTCATTTGTAAAGAGAACTGCTCTGGATTACAGCCACATTCTTGGAG GAAAGCCTGTGTAGCCTGCGGCTGCAGCGCGGTCGACCACGCCCCCGGAGGTGATCTGGAGGATGACCAGCAGATGGGACGCCTGCTCGCGGACTCGCCCTGCTCCCACTTGACAGCGAAGGTCAAAGGCGGTGGCGGCCTTCGCATGTACAAGAGGAACCGTATGATCGTGACAAATCCGGTGGTGTCGCGCAAAGACCCGACCTTCAACACCACGACGTACGACTGGGCGCCGGCGGGCCTCAACCAGAAACTG gCCATGCAGTACATGGAGCTCATCCCGGAGAGTCAACGTCCAGTCTTGGGGACAGATGGAGCGCTGGAGCGACGCAGGCAACTCCTCAGCCAGATCCCCGCCTACGATCAGGACCCCATGAAGTGTCAGAGCCTGGCCAGTGAGGAGGAG ATTTCTTCTATGCTGCTGTTTGTGAAACACTACAAACAGGAGGTGCTGGGCGTCGGGGAGGTGGCCTTACCTGGTGAGGGCGGAGCTCTGAGGGAAGCAGCCATTCAGAGGACAGCAAAGGAAGCCAAGGATCGCAGCAACAGCGACAAGAAAGATGTTCTGGAGCACCAGGACCACGGCTCGGACCCTGGCAGCGCCTCCTCCGCTACTGGTTCCACCAACGGCACAGACGACAGCATCAGGCCTGAATTT CGGTGCACTGGTTGCCATGGTCAGGTTGCCACGGAGAGTCCAGCTGTTTATGCTGAGCGTGCAGGTTACCATAGCGCCCTGTGGCATCCCACCTGCTTCGTGTGTTCAGAGTGTGGCCAGGGATTGGTGGATCTGGTCTACTTCTGGTCCAAACAGAAACTGTTCTGCGGACGACACTACTGTCAGACGGTTTGGCCGCGATGCTCAGGCTGTGACGAG TTGATCTTCTGCCAGTCTTTTCATACTGCAAAAGACGGACGGACatggcatcatcatcatcactgctGCTGGAAGTGCGGACAAAACCTGGAAACACCCTGCCAGCACTGA
- the rpp14 gene encoding ribonuclease P protein subunit p14 — protein sequence MRRVEKKDESAVYQRVVLKNASPYHYMKVCLVLQDESTRLSAFEFKHFIITGLKSLYGEVGAALTFDLLKYDEDTLTALLRVYSRGLVKLWSSLTLLGSYQNQACAFRVLQVSPFLLALTGNSRELQLD from the exons ATGAGACGTGTCGAAAAGAAGGACGAATCTGCTGTTTACCAACGGGTCGTGTTGAAGAACGCCTCGCCATACCACTACATGAAGGTCTGCCT tGTCCTGCAGGATGAGTCCACCAGACTGAGTGCATTTGAATTCAAGCATTTCATCATCACAGGCCTGAAGAGCCTGTATGGAGAG GTGGGAGCAGCTCTGACTTTTGACCTGTTGAAGTACGATGAAGACACCCTCACTGCTCTTCTGCGTGTTTACAGCAG gggTTTGGTGAAGCTGTGGAGCTCCCTGACTCTGCTGGGCTCCTACCAGAACCAGGCCTGTGCCTTCAGAGTGCTGCAG GTGTCTCCGTTCCTGCTGGCGCTGACAGGAAACAGCCGAGAGCTGCAGCTGGACTGA